CTTATATAGTCAATATACGTTTCTCTATGAAATTGGTGGATTAATCAATTATATTGTGGGAGCACATCCTTCAAACAAAGATACAAGTAGCTTCGATTTTTATTCGCAACATAATCATTGTCCTTGTTGCTCGGGGCGTCGTGTAATTGATAAATTTGATTTTGATATTGTTATTCAAGATAAAAATGCATCATTTTGGGATGGTTTATTGCACCCTGATGTGATGGCAATTTTGAAATTTTATAAATTCGATAAATTACAATTCATCTTTAATGAAATTAATAATGAGCTTGGTCAGGATATTAGTAAAAGTTTTAACGACTTGTCGGAAGAAGAAAAGCATACTTTTTTATATGGTTATTGGGAAAAATCATTTTATGATAAAGCGGGCAAGGCATCAAGGACATGGGAAGGTTTTAATCATATAATTGGTAACTATATCGTTATTTCAAAATCCATTATAAAAGAGCAAATTAAAGAGTCGAAAACAAAAATAACATGTCCAATTTGTCAAGGAACCGTACTAAACCATCGTAAAAAGCTAAAATTTGGCGATACAGATATTCGGGAGATTATTCAACTGCCAATAGACGAAGTGATGAAAATCGTTGGGAAATTACCCGCATTAGAAAAAATGAAAGCTATCGTTGGTGGTAATACGGTATTGACAGAAGATGTATCTCTTTTCCCAAGAGAAACTCAAGTCGCATTGAAAATGTTAGAATTAGAGCTCGCAAGCTTTGCAAATTATGAAATGGTTTTACAAAACGCGCTGCCATTTTGGGACAATATTCGTGGAAATATTGAAACTATCAGCATGCAAAATCGAATGACTATTTGTGATTTTGCCAACATTACCGAGACGAGAGAAACCATTATTGATAAGTATTTCACCAATGGCAAATACAAAAAGCTAACCTATGTCTATGAAGCATTCGGTTACAAAAAAATTGTGACATCCATTAATAAAATAAAGGCAAGTCATCCATGCCCATTTTGTAAAGGGAAGAAAGTAATTTCGGAAGATGGTCTCCATGATGGCGTATATAAACTATCGGTACCTTGTGTGAGTTGTTATGCAAGTGGCATCAATGATGAAGGGCGCCAGCAAGCCGTTGAAGGCATAGATGTGCAAACATGGCTAACTGGCATTGTAAGTGATGTAGTAGCGGAAAGTACAGATGCCGTTGCAAATATCCCCATTTTTAATCGCATTCGAGAATTGAACAAACGAGATATGATGGCGATATACGAGTGCCTTGAGCAAAATAATTAAACTTTTTTAGCTATATGTCAGCAAGCCCAGCAACTAGTTGTTCATCGCTAGCTGCTGGGCTTTCATTGTCGGTAGTGAATCTAATTTTACTTCATCATTCCGATAAAGAGAGGAAGCAACACTTCCATAGAAGGAGTGGGTTATTTAAAATTTTCACTTTGTGTATGCCCATATTGTAGGATGTACTCTTCTAACACATGTACAGGAATAAATAATCCTACTCGTCCATAAGGTTCCTTTTTCATCGTGGCAAAAATAATGCCGATTACCTCACCATCACTATTTAAAACAGGGCTACCACTATTGCCTTTGTACACAGGTGCTTGCATCATCATGACGGGTTCCTGCCAATCGTCAAGGTAAGTTTCTTTAAGTAATGTACCTTTATTAGCAATACCAGTGAAGGATAGTGGATTACCTATGAAATAAACAGACTCATTCTCTTGGTAACTAGGGTTATTTGCAAGAGTTAGTGAGGGTAGATTGGTACTAGTAACTTGCAAAAGTGCTAAATCAACTTCAGGAAAGCTTTGTAGTAACTGAGCTTCCATAAGCCCTTGTTCAGGAAATACAACGGACAATGTAAGGGCGTTTTCTACTACATGGGCATTCGTTACAATAAGACCTTCAGGAGAAATAACAAAGCCTGTACCTTTACTTGAGCCTGTAGAAACCTCTACAATCGCCTTTTTATATGTTTGAATATCTTCTTGTTGCGATAATTGACTTGATACCTTTATAAATTCGATAGCAGGAATGGAGTAAATTTGAAAAATAAGCGCAAACGTATTAAAAAATAGTACGAACGCCATAACCCACATAATCCATTTCATAATTGGCTTTTGTTTTTTAGCCTTTTTACCATGGGTAAGTCGTTCTCTTTCCTCAGCTAGCGCTTTTTGTTGCTCTGCCAGTACAAGTTCGATAAACTCTTCTTCCGTTAGTTCTTCCTCAGTAGTGTGCTTATGTATGTCGCTCATAAATGCTACCTCCTTACAGAAAAAGGCGCCATGCGAGACGCCTGTTCAGACATTTTATTCAATTTTTTGCAAAGTTGACGTAATGATAAATGATTCTCCGTTATTTGTTACCATTTCGTCTTTTGTACGGATTAGTCCCACACCTTTGGCAAAATATTTAGAAGTCGTCATGTTGTCCTTTGTTTTAATAAGTTCAATAACATCGTGGAAAGTGGTTAAGCCCGTGGGCATAGAAGCAGTAGTTGAAAGTATTTCCCACCCATTAAAACGGCTTCCAACTTCCAAAGGCTGTTGTAAAATGATTTCAATAACTGGAAAAGTTGCTATATCGTGTGCTGTTGGCAATGTTGGCGTTTCATCTACTGCTTCCATATAGACAAGTTCTATAGCAGATTTCGTAATACGATAGATTTTTAACAATGTGACGCCACCGTTATTTTCCACTTGAGCGATTGACTTTTCATCGATGTAGGTCGTTTGAAGTGTGTAACTAGCAAACTCGTTCCCTTCACCTTGAAAATAAGCAGTTGTTCCATCCTGTGGGAAATAGGAAGCGAGAACACTACTGAATGGTTGATTAGTTGCTTGTTCTTTATCGTTTTGCTCATCAGTATTAGTCGGATGGCTAGGCTGTGGATTTGTACTTGGATTAGTTGTACAGCCGACAAGTATTATTGCTAGAGAAAATAAGAATAAGATTCGAATATTATCAAACTCCTTTAGCAATTTTCTTTAAGTATACGTGAAAGGGCTCCTATATACGAATATTAAGAGAACCAGCTTTCTAACAACAAAATACGTTTATTCGTTGCATCTACTTTAATACGCAAGCCGATTGGCAATGGATGCAGTGGATGTGTGTGGCAACAATCCACCTCAGCTAAAATTGGTATAGGATTCCCATCCAGCTGTTCTAATAAAACATCATAAGGTTTTCGACCTGTGCCTTCATCATCATACTGCTCATGCTTACCTAAAATAATTGCTGCAATTTTGTCGAAGTAGCCATGTAACTTTAACATTGCAAAGTTTTTTTCCACTACAGCAATTGTTTTGGATGTATCCTCTAATAATAAAATATCGCCTTCCTTAATTTGAGGGAAGTAGGGGGTTCCAATAAAGCCATACATCGTATTGATATTCCCACCGATTAAACGACCTTCGGCACTACCTTGTTGAACTGTTATCCAAGAATTATCATGCTGCGTTTTTTCTGCTGTTTTTTCAAGCCAATTGATTCGATCATCTGTCCAAATAGGAGGAGTCGACATTTCATAAGGAATTGAAACAGTTTGCATAAAGAGATCGATAAAATATTGTTCTGTGTAATTCACAAATGGTGGGAATTCTCCAAATGTAGATGCAACAGAGGGTCCGTAAAATACTGGTACGCCGGTTTTAGCATAGACGGCAAGGAGAATTGCTGTCACATCCGATAAACCAACTAGTATTTTGGGGGATTGTTGAATCGCTTTATAATCTATATAAGGCAACATACTATTTGCATTTGTGCCACCCATTGTAGGTAAAATCATTTTCACTGTAGGGTCGTGTAATAGGTCATTGAGCTCCTTGGCGCGCTCCTTAGGTGTGCCAGAACGATAAATATCATTCATGCCAGTTAATGAACCTTCTTTAATTGTAAAGCCAAGTGCCTGTAACCGTGCCTTTCCTCGCTCATATCGGGCGCGGGCAATAACTGAAGCTGGTTTTGAAGGCGAGTAAATGCCAATTGTATCGCCTTTTTTTAATGGGGAAAACATAAAATACCTCTTTCTATTAGTTTAAGTTGTAGCCCATTATACATGATTTAACAAAAATATGGGCAAAGTCTTTAACTTGAGGAAAGAGAGGTGAAAATCTACTGAAATTTAGAACAATCGTAGTAAAGGGGAGAATAAATAATATTTTTATGTAAACTTAATAATAGAAACTTGCGATACAATAAGGATTTTACTATGATAATAAGGAGTTAAAATTTGGGGGGCGATAATATGTATCGACAAGTAGACGATTTTCTAAGTGAATGGACAATTGCAACAGAAGGAACTGCTCAAGTACTGAAAGCAATGACTGATGAAACATTAGATCAAAGCATTGTTGAAGGTCATAATTCACTTGGCTGGTTAGGCTGGCATTTAGTTGGTGCGGCAGGCTATTTTAGTTATTTAGTAGGTTTAAAGGTGCCGATGATTCGCCAAGAAGATCCTGTTCCAGCTACAGCAGCTGAAATTGTAGCGACATATGAAAAGACAGCTAATAGTATTAAAGAGGAAGCTGCCAAGCTTTCAAATGAAGACTTACTGGAGGAAGTGAACGGTTTTAACGGACCAATCCCTCGAGGTGTATTATTACGCAAACTAATTGACCACCAAACACACCATCGTGGCCAAATGACTGTATTATTACGTCAAGCTGGCTTACCAGTACCAGGTGTACTTGGACCAACGAAAGAAATGCAAAAATAGTATCAGGCGGCAAATACATGATGTATTTGCCGTTTTTTTTAATGTTTATAATTAAAAACCTCCCCCAAGCGAGTGGGGGAGGTTTTATTTAAGAATGGATTAGTTTAAGCCTTGGCTATCTTTCCACTCTAAAAACTCATCATATGTTAATTGTTTGTCTAAAATTGAACCATCTTCACGGATTTCAATGACACGGTTTGCAATCGTTTGAATGAACTGATGGTCATGAGAAGTGAAAATCATGGCACCTTTGAAGCGGATTAAGCCTTCATTTAGTGCTTGGATTGATTCAAGGTCAAGGTGGTTTGTTGGTTCATCTAGTAAAATAACATTGGCTGTTGCTAGCATCATTTTTGAAAGCATACAACGTACTTTTTCTCCCCCTGATAATACAGAAGGGGATTTTTTCACTTCTTCACCAGAGAATAGCATACGACCTAAGAAACCACGTAGGAAGCTTTCTGTTTCATCGTCAGGTGAATATTGACGAAGCCATTCTACTAATGATTTTTCTGAACCTTCAAAGTATTTATCATGATCGTTTTCGAAATAGCTTTGAGATGTTGTAACACCCCATTTAAATGTACCAGCATCAGCTTCTTTATCTTCCATTAAAATATCAAGAAGAGCTGTTTTAGCCATAGGGCTACCAAGTAAAACGATTTTGTCATCTTTATTCATTGAGAAACGAATGTCTTTAAATAACGTTTGACCGTCTTGACTTGCTGTAAGACCATCAACTGTTAATACATCATTACCGATTTCGCGGCCGATTTGGAAGTTGATGAATGGATATTTACGGCTAGAAGGTCTAATGTCATCAAGCTCGATTTTATCCAACATTTTTTTACGTGATGTTGCTTGTTTTGACTTTGACGCATTGGCAGAGAAACGAGCGATAAACGCTTGTAATTCTTTAATTTTTTCTTCTTTTTTAGAATTTTGGTCTTGCGCCATTTTTTGTGCTAATTGAGAAGATTCATACCAGAAATCATAGTTACCTACATATAATTGGATTTTTGAGAAATCAAGATCCGCGATATGTGTACATACTTTGTTTAAGAAGTGACGGTCATGGGATACGACGATAACTGTATTTTCAAAGTTAATTAGGAATTCTTCTAACCATTGAATCGCTTTTAAGTCAAGGTGGTTGGTAGGCTCATCCAGTAATAATACATCTGGTTGACCGAATAATGCTTGTGCTAATAATACTTTGACTTTGTCAGAACCTTCAAGATCACCCATTAACATATAGTGAAGATCATCTGAGATGCCTAAACCGTTTAATAATGTTGCTGCTTCTGATTCAGCTTCCCAACCGTTTAGCTCCGCAAATTCACCTTCTAATTCAGCAGCACGCATGCCATCTTCATCAGAGAAATCTTCTTTTGCATAAATAGCATCTTTTTCATTTTTTACATCATATAGGCGTTTGTTACCCATAATAACAGTATCAAGCACTGTATGCTCATCGTATTCAAAGTGATTTTGTTTAAGGACAGATAAACGTTCGTCCTTACCCATTGATACATTTCCTTCTTGTGCTTCAATTTCACCAGAAAGAATTTTTAGGAATGTTGATTTTCCTGCCCCATTTGCCCCGATTAAACCGTAGCAATTTCCAGGGTTGAATTTTATATTTACGTCTTCAAATAGTTTACGATCGCCATAGCGAAGACCTACATTACTTACTTGAATCATGCAAGTTCCTCCTTTTTTCACAATGGCTTTAGTATATCATGAAATATGTTCCATAGTCTATAAACATTATGACATCAACGTTTACCGATAATAGTAATGTATCTAATAGTGCAATCACTAGTACAAGTCGTTGATTATCACTGAATAAAGATACAAATATTCATTTTAGAAGAAAAAATAATGTTGAAGTTGACTTTCAAGATTGGATAATATAGAATATTCCAAAATCAATAGCTGCTAAATTCTGTGAAAAAGAAAGTAATTCATTTTGTGCTGCTAAGCGAATTAGGGATGGTGGAAGCCTAATGCAGACCGTATGAATGAAACGCACTTTGGAGAAGTTTCTCGAAATGTCAGTAGAGAATATCGGGGAGTCACCTCGTTAACAATAGAAAGTGGTCATAATGATGGCAACTAGAGTGGTACCACGGGAATCTATGCTCTCGTCTCTTATTGAGACGAGGGCTTTTTTTATTTTGTAAAAGGGGGAAATGGACAAATGAATTCACAAATTGCGAAAAGTATTGCTATAGCGCTCAAATATCAAGTGAAAGTAGAAGAGATTGAAAAATTACTTGAAAAACCTAAACATGTAGACCTTGGTGATTTTTCATTACCATGTTTTAAACTGGCTAAAGAGCTTGGAAAATCTCCTCAAATAATTGCATCTGAAATTCAAAAAAATTTAACGTGTGATTTGATTCAGTCGATTGAAATAGTTGGCGGATATATCAATTTATTTTTAAATCAACATATCATTACACAACAAATACTAAGCAAAATAATGAAAGAACAAAAATTATATGGAGCGAGCCCAATAAATAAAGGCAATGTTGTGTTCGATTTTTCTTCTCCAAATATTGCGAAGCCTTTTTCTATGGGTCATTTGCGCTCAACGGTCATTGGTAATGCACTCGCCAATATCGCTGAGAAAAATGGCTATAATGCCATTCGCATTAATCATTTGGGGGACTGGGGAACACAGTTTGGAAAACTAATTGTGGCTTATAGACATTGGGGAAATCAACAGACAATTAAAGCTGCACCTATTAAAGAACTATTGAAAATTTATGTGAAGTTTCATGAAGAAGCGGAAAAAGATTCTACTCTAATTGAGCAAGCGCGAGCTGCATTTAAATCGTTAGAGGATAAGGATGATGAGGCACTTAAGCTTTGGCAATGGTTTAGAGATGTTTCATTGGAAGAATTCATAACACTTTATCAGCTTCTTGGAATTAAATTTGATGCTTACGATGGGGAAGCTTTCTATAATGATAAAATGCAAAATGTAGTAAATGAATTACAAACAAAAGGGTTGCTGACATTATCAGAAGGTGCTTATGTTGTTGAATTAGAGGAAATGCCTCCTTGTATTATTACTAAAACAGACGGCGCGACACTTTATGCAACACGTGATTTAGCAGCTGCCTTTTATCGTATACAACAATATCATCCTAAAAAAATATTTTATATTGTAGGACATGAACAAACACTGCATTTTAAACAGTTATTTAATGTGGTGGAGAAAATGGGTTATGAATGGGCGAAAGATTTAAGTCATGTAGCTTTTGGGATGATCTTAAAAGAGGGCAAAAAAATGTCAACGCGTAAAGGAAAGGTTGTTTTACTCAATGACGTGTTGACTGAAGCTATAGAGGCGGCTAAACAAAATATCCAATTGAAAAATCCAAATTTACAAAATAAAGAACTGGTTGCTAAGCAAGTAGGTGTCGGTGCAGTTATTTTCAATGATTTAAAAAATTATCGCTTACATGATATTGATTTTTCAATTGAGCAAATGCTGCACTTCGAAGGAGAGACAGGTCCATATATTCAATACACGTATGCTCGTATTTTCTCAATTTTAGATAAAGCTGATGTTCAACTTGAGGAAATGACTTATCAATCATTAGGTGTCCAGGCATGGTCAGTCATTCTATTACTAGAACAATTTCCTCGAGTTGTTACAAATGCTTATGAACAAGCGGATCCGTCATTAGTTGCTAAATATGCATTACAATTAGCACGCGCCTTTAATAAATATTATGCTAATAATAAGATTTTATCGAATGATGATCTACAAAGTTCTCGTTTAACTTTATGTTATTGTGTAGCAATCATGCTAGAAGAATCGTTAGCACTTTTAGGCATTAGTGCACCAAAAAATATGTAATGTTGTTTGTATTATAATGCACAGCGTTATTTCCTTGAACTGAGCAATTTTATATGTAATTTACCGAAATATTGACGATATGCAGAAAAAATGGTAAAAATAATATAAGAAATCAGATGTCTGACAACGACGGAAGTTAATCAAGTGCTGGTTGAAAGAGAAATAATGAATTTGGCGTGAAGAAAGGTATTAATCGCATGAATAATAAACAATGGACGACTTCAATAGTATTTGCTGTTGTCAGTATATTTTTCGTTGCCCTCAATATGCGACCTGCTGTAACAGGGATTGGCCCCTTGTTTAATGTGTTAATAAAGTCGCTACAAGTATCCAATACACAAATGAGTTTACTGACATCCATTCCGGTGTTCTGTATGGGACTATTTGCACCACTGGCTGTCCCGCTACAAAGACGTCTTGGTACGAAGTCTGCTATTGCACTGCTTTTAACACTGCTTGCCCTAGCTAATGGATTACGATTGATAAAAGAAAGCTATGCATTGCTAGTCGTGACAAGTTTTGTAGCAGGATTTGCAATTGCTATTATCGGTCCGATGCTAAATGCATTTATTAAAGAAAAATTTCCTAGTCGATTTACTACAGTTGTTGGAGTATATTCTTTTGGCATCGGGACAGGTGCAACATTAAGTGCGGCATTAACGGTATCATTTTATAATGGCTTTCATAACAACTGGACAATTGCACTTGGTAGTTGGGCAGTACTTGCCGTATTCGCTCTTATTATTTGGTTGCTCGTTATTCAAAACAAGAAAGGTCAACTGTCTGTACAAGAGGAAAATATTACAA
The genomic region above belongs to Lysinibacillus sp. FSL W8-0992 and contains:
- a CDS encoding S66 family peptidase; translated protein: MFSPLKKGDTIGIYSPSKPASVIARARYERGKARLQALGFTIKEGSLTGMNDIYRSGTPKERAKELNDLLHDPTVKMILPTMGGTNANSMLPYIDYKAIQQSPKILVGLSDVTAILLAVYAKTGVPVFYGPSVASTFGEFPPFVNYTEQYFIDLFMQTVSIPYEMSTPPIWTDDRINWLEKTAEKTQHDNSWITVQQGSAEGRLIGGNINTMYGFIGTPYFPQIKEGDILLLEDTSKTIAVVEKNFAMLKLHGYFDKIAAIILGKHEQYDDEGTGRKPYDVLLEQLDGNPIPILAEVDCCHTHPLHPLPIGLRIKVDATNKRILLLESWFS
- a CDS encoding DinB family protein, encoding MYRQVDDFLSEWTIATEGTAQVLKAMTDETLDQSIVEGHNSLGWLGWHLVGAAGYFSYLVGLKVPMIRQEDPVPATAAEIVATYEKTANSIKEEAAKLSNEDLLEEVNGFNGPIPRGVLLRKLIDHQTHHRGQMTVLLRQAGLPVPGVLGPTKEMQK
- a CDS encoding ABC-F family ATP-binding cassette domain-containing protein; translated protein: MIQVSNVGLRYGDRKLFEDVNIKFNPGNCYGLIGANGAGKSTFLKILSGEIEAQEGNVSMGKDERLSVLKQNHFEYDEHTVLDTVIMGNKRLYDVKNEKDAIYAKEDFSDEDGMRAAELEGEFAELNGWEAESEAATLLNGLGISDDLHYMLMGDLEGSDKVKVLLAQALFGQPDVLLLDEPTNHLDLKAIQWLEEFLINFENTVIVVSHDRHFLNKVCTHIADLDFSKIQLYVGNYDFWYESSQLAQKMAQDQNSKKEEKIKELQAFIARFSANASKSKQATSRKKMLDKIELDDIRPSSRKYPFINFQIGREIGNDVLTVDGLTASQDGQTLFKDIRFSMNKDDKIVLLGSPMAKTALLDILMEDKEADAGTFKWGVTTSQSYFENDHDKYFEGSEKSLVEWLRQYSPDDETESFLRGFLGRMLFSGEEVKKSPSVLSGGEKVRCMLSKMMLATANVILLDEPTNHLDLESIQALNEGLIRFKGAMIFTSHDHQFIQTIANRVIEIREDGSILDKQLTYDEFLEWKDSQGLN
- the argS gene encoding arginine--tRNA ligase; the encoded protein is MNSQIAKSIAIALKYQVKVEEIEKLLEKPKHVDLGDFSLPCFKLAKELGKSPQIIASEIQKNLTCDLIQSIEIVGGYINLFLNQHIITQQILSKIMKEQKLYGASPINKGNVVFDFSSPNIAKPFSMGHLRSTVIGNALANIAEKNGYNAIRINHLGDWGTQFGKLIVAYRHWGNQQTIKAAPIKELLKIYVKFHEEAEKDSTLIEQARAAFKSLEDKDDEALKLWQWFRDVSLEEFITLYQLLGIKFDAYDGEAFYNDKMQNVVNELQTKGLLTLSEGAYVVELEEMPPCIITKTDGATLYATRDLAAAFYRIQQYHPKKIFYIVGHEQTLHFKQLFNVVEKMGYEWAKDLSHVAFGMILKEGKKMSTRKGKVVLLNDVLTEAIEAAKQNIQLKNPNLQNKELVAKQVGVGAVIFNDLKNYRLHDIDFSIEQMLHFEGETGPYIQYTYARIFSILDKADVQLEEMTYQSLGVQAWSVILLLEQFPRVVTNAYEQADPSLVAKYALQLARAFNKYYANNKILSNDDLQSSRLTLCYCVAIMLEESLALLGISAPKNM
- a CDS encoding S1C family serine protease produces the protein MSDIHKHTTEEELTEEEFIELVLAEQQKALAEERERLTHGKKAKKQKPIMKWIMWVMAFVLFFNTFALIFQIYSIPAIEFIKVSSQLSQQEDIQTYKKAIVEVSTGSSKGTGFVISPEGLIVTNAHVVENALTLSVVFPEQGLMEAQLLQSFPEVDLALLQVTSTNLPSLTLANNPSYQENESVYFIGNPLSFTGIANKGTLLKETYLDDWQEPVMMMQAPVYKGNSGSPVLNSDGEVIGIIFATMKKEPYGRVGLFIPVHVLEEYILQYGHTQSENFK
- a CDS encoding MFS transporter; this translates as MNNKQWTTSIVFAVVSIFFVALNMRPAVTGIGPLFNVLIKSLQVSNTQMSLLTSIPVFCMGLFAPLAVPLQRRLGTKSAIALLLTLLALANGLRLIKESYALLVVTSFVAGFAIAIIGPMLNAFIKEKFPSRFTTVVGVYSFGIGTGATLSAALTVSFYNGFHNNWTIALGSWAVLAVFALIIWLLVIQNKKGQLSVQEENITKEAARNPWKNGRAWTILLYFGLQTSLFFSMMSWLTPMLQDKGFSLVAASSMLTFLSIVQMIGNIVVPLLMEKWSSRIHWLLSLGIMGVIGFALLWIGTGLMLWVAVLIIGIVLSGLFPIGLLLPLDEARNNEEANSWSSMVLSGGFMMSAVIPTLIGYCYDLTGNHSFTYTIFLVLMLGIIGTTLALKKK